The proteins below are encoded in one region of Bombus vancouverensis nearcticus chromosome 8, iyBomVanc1_principal, whole genome shotgun sequence:
- the haf gene encoding leucine-rich repeat and fibronectin type-III domain-containing protein hattifattener isoform X2: MLTNMNIRRTVLLLLESIIAIVAATSSCPWAQHVVDLESSCICDYNLARELSVQCDIVDYEQLLSAMRRHVSKTTIDLFYVNNSTIGILRNDSFSSVKINNMQLSGCQIKGIEAHAFRGQESCLKSINLKDNELTEIPSETLKTLKNLTVLDLSMNKITRVNDDTFAGLKLVTLKLSDNEVTLAPGSFRGLERSLKNLNLKGTRQKKVPEALRGLRTLAFLDLSQNSIRELPGSAGTKAFEGLDSLTGLNLERNLIQNIGSDTFYGIKHTLSSLSLLNNLIPDFPTAAINSVQDLRVLDIGFNLITELPINAFQKNPSITLLAIDGNPLSTVPEEALARLNGTLRGLSLGGRFLVCDCRLRWIVDWIKTRDLQVTSRERKPQFCGSPQNLQDKSFYNIDTAEMTCERTPEIIGIGTVESVDTREPTGSAIVANGYNPTTRPSINLPTTTATTTTVSTTALVSSTTEFQKTETPFSTTPRTVTNRPTVARTGNVVIMRTTPTPPKQIQDQLQQHQPRPPLVLGSPLYKSKFTDKDIIVKDVLRQDNAVIIYWDTEATNILGFKVIYRLFGDSSFKQAPPLEASEREFKIKNVPSQECIVVCVVSLEETNITPANVPYNQCKEVRTENSPTSNMDKITIAASAAICATIVVAVIIFIVANRRRARKLHTLHSIDQTKMGGPITGLPVNCCSNVGPTPSPGGPLSSMATLSAYNAQKEWDQVSAYSNRSIPRPRIFPVDRQGSITRASCIDDVRSQTGHYSGKVSTRSVVDGQSQHSFSNTSTRYFANNTLTSNLANTRSELRQSRQSLAAASDRISRTNFSPSHVPPHSSSRRQRPRSCNRTLEQNPPRPGSRYSIADSTHTLNNYEENNWTDHDMDIYMARNPTTRTGLMPL, translated from the exons ATGCTGACAAATATGA ATATACGTCGAACGGTGTTGCTGCTACTCGAAAGCATAATCGCAATCGTGGCAGCAACCTCCAGCTGTCCATGGGCGCAACACGTAGTCGATCTCGAGAGTTCCTGCATCTGCGACTACAACCTGGCCAGGGAACTTTCGGTACAATGTGACATCGTCGATTACGAGCAACTTCTATCCGCTATGCGGCGTCACGTTTCCAAAACCACCATAGACCTATTCTACGTCAACAACAGCACCATAGGAATCTTGAGGAACGATTCGTTCTCATCCGTGAAAATCAACAACATGCAATTATCTGGCTGCCAAATCAAAGGTATCGAGGCGCACGCGTTTAGGGGCCAGGAAAGCTGTTTGAAAAGCATCAATCTGAAAGACAACGAATTGACCGAGATTCCCAGCGAGACGCTGAAAACTCTAAAGAATCTCACGGTACTGGATCTTTCGATGAACAAAATTACGAGGGTGAACGACGACACCTTCGCGGGATTAAAGTTAGTTACGTTGAAACTTTCCGACAACGAAGTTACTTTGGCGCCTGGATCGTTTCGAGGATTGGAGAGGTcgttgaaaaatttgaatttgaaggGAACCAGGCAGAAGAAGGTTCCCGAAGCGCTTAGAGGTTTAAGGACACTGGCGTTTCTCGACTTGTCGCAGAACAGTATCAGAGAGTTGCCCGGCTCCGCCGGTACCAAAGCTTTCGAGGGATTGGATTCGTTGACCGGTCTGAATCTCGAGAGGAACTTGATACAAAATATCGGATCcgatacgttttatggtatcaagCATACTTTGAGCTCGTTGAGCTTGTTGAACAATCTTATTCCCGACTTTCCCACGGCTGCCATCAACAGCGTTCAAGACCTAAGG GTGCTGGATATAGGATTCAATCTGATAACGGAGTTGCCGATAAACGCGTTTCAAAAGAATCCGTCGATAACTTTGCTAGCGATCGATGGAAATCCTTTGTCAACCGTTCCGGAGGAAGCTCTAGCTCGACTAAACGGAACGCTTCGAGGTCTGAGTTTAGGAGGCCGATTTCTGGTCTGTGATTGCAGATTACGGTGGATCGTCGACTGGATAAAAACCAGAGACTTGCAAGTCACTAGTCGGGAACGCAAGCCGCAATTCTGCGGAAGTCCGCAAAACTTGCAAGATAAAAGCTTTTACAACATCGACACAGCAG AAATGACCTGCGAAAGAACTCCAGAGATAATCGGAATCGGAACGGTAGAAAGCGTGGACACGAGAGAACCTACAGGATCCGCTATAGTAGCCAACGGTTACAATCCAACCACTCGACCGTCGATTAACCTACCTACTACTACTGCAACAACTACGACCGTATCAACGACAGCGCTTGTATCTTCCACAACGGAATTCCAAAAAACCGAGACACCATTTTCCACTACACCAAGAACCGTCACCAACAGGCCAACCGTTGCGCGAACAGGAAACGTGGTGATAATGAGGACCACACCAACCCCGCCGAAACAAATTCAGGATCAATTGCAGCAACATCAACCAAGACCACCCTTGGTACTTGGTTCGCCACTTTATAAATCAAAATTCACCGACAAAGATATTATCGTCAAGGACGTACTCAGACAAGATAACGCAGTGATTATATACTGGGACACGGAAGCGACGAATATTTTAGGTTTCAAAGTAATTTATAGATTGTTTGGCGACAGTAGTTTCAAGCAGGCACCGCCTTTGGAGGCCAGTGAACGTGAATTCAAAATCAAGAACGTTCCTTCGCAG GAATGTATCGTAGTGTGCGTAGTATCGTTGGAAGAAACAAACATCACTCCTGCAAACGTGCCCTACAATCAATGCAAGGAGGTAAGAACGGAAAACTCGCCTACGTCCAACATGGATAAAATTACTATCGCTGCGAGTGCAGCCATATGCGCCACTATAGTGGTAGCagtgataatatttattgttgcGAATCGGCGAAGGGCCAGAAAACTTCATACTCTTCACAGTATTGATCAGACAAAAATGGGAGGACCCATTACTGGTTTACCTGTGAATTGTTGTTCCAACGTTGGTCCGACACCCAGCCCTGGTGGGCCGTTGTCATCAATGGCGACACTCAGTGCTTATAATGCTCAAAAAGAATGGGATCAAGTATCTGCATACAGTAACAGAAGCATACCAAGGCCAAGGATATTCCCCGTTGATCGACAAG GTTCGATAACTAGAGCTTCTTGCATCGACGATGTCAGATCACAGACAGGACATTACAGCGGAAAAGTATCGACTCGTTCCGTAGTCGATGGACAATCTCAGCACAGTTTCTCTAACACATCGACGAGATACTTTGCAAACAACACTTTGACTTCCAATCTCGCTAACACAAGATCAG AATTGAGACAATCTCGACAATCTTTGGCCGCAGCTTCTGACAGAATATCGCGAACGAACTTCTCACCCAGTCACGTGCCACCGCATTCTTCGTCTAGAAGGCAAAGGCCAAGATCGTGTAATCGAACACTGGAGCAAAACCCACCAAGACCAGGTAGCAGATACAGCATAGCCGATTCAACGCACACCCTTAATAATTACGAAGAGAACAATTGGACCGATCATGATATGGACATATACATGGCACGTAATCCAACTACGAGGACTGGTCTTATGCCTCTCTGA
- the haf gene encoding leucine-rich repeat and fibronectin type-III domain-containing protein hattifattener isoform X1 translates to MHLSEQNIRRTVLLLLESIIAIVAATSSCPWAQHVVDLESSCICDYNLARELSVQCDIVDYEQLLSAMRRHVSKTTIDLFYVNNSTIGILRNDSFSSVKINNMQLSGCQIKGIEAHAFRGQESCLKSINLKDNELTEIPSETLKTLKNLTVLDLSMNKITRVNDDTFAGLKLVTLKLSDNEVTLAPGSFRGLERSLKNLNLKGTRQKKVPEALRGLRTLAFLDLSQNSIRELPGSAGTKAFEGLDSLTGLNLERNLIQNIGSDTFYGIKHTLSSLSLLNNLIPDFPTAAINSVQDLRVLDIGFNLITELPINAFQKNPSITLLAIDGNPLSTVPEEALARLNGTLRGLSLGGRFLVCDCRLRWIVDWIKTRDLQVTSRERKPQFCGSPQNLQDKSFYNIDTAEMTCERTPEIIGIGTVESVDTREPTGSAIVANGYNPTTRPSINLPTTTATTTTVSTTALVSSTTEFQKTETPFSTTPRTVTNRPTVARTGNVVIMRTTPTPPKQIQDQLQQHQPRPPLVLGSPLYKSKFTDKDIIVKDVLRQDNAVIIYWDTEATNILGFKVIYRLFGDSSFKQAPPLEASEREFKIKNVPSQECIVVCVVSLEETNITPANVPYNQCKEVRTENSPTSNMDKITIAASAAICATIVVAVIIFIVANRRRARKLHTLHSIDQTKMGGPITGLPVNCCSNVGPTPSPGGPLSSMATLSAYNAQKEWDQVSAYSNRSIPRPRIFPVDRQGSITRASCIDDVRSQTGHYSGKVSTRSVVDGQSQHSFSNTSTRYFANNTLTSNLANTRSELRQSRQSLAAASDRISRTNFSPSHVPPHSSSRRQRPRSCNRTLEQNPPRPGSRYSIADSTHTLNNYEENNWTDHDMDIYMARNPTTRTGLMPL, encoded by the exons ATGCATCTTTCGGAACAAA ATATACGTCGAACGGTGTTGCTGCTACTCGAAAGCATAATCGCAATCGTGGCAGCAACCTCCAGCTGTCCATGGGCGCAACACGTAGTCGATCTCGAGAGTTCCTGCATCTGCGACTACAACCTGGCCAGGGAACTTTCGGTACAATGTGACATCGTCGATTACGAGCAACTTCTATCCGCTATGCGGCGTCACGTTTCCAAAACCACCATAGACCTATTCTACGTCAACAACAGCACCATAGGAATCTTGAGGAACGATTCGTTCTCATCCGTGAAAATCAACAACATGCAATTATCTGGCTGCCAAATCAAAGGTATCGAGGCGCACGCGTTTAGGGGCCAGGAAAGCTGTTTGAAAAGCATCAATCTGAAAGACAACGAATTGACCGAGATTCCCAGCGAGACGCTGAAAACTCTAAAGAATCTCACGGTACTGGATCTTTCGATGAACAAAATTACGAGGGTGAACGACGACACCTTCGCGGGATTAAAGTTAGTTACGTTGAAACTTTCCGACAACGAAGTTACTTTGGCGCCTGGATCGTTTCGAGGATTGGAGAGGTcgttgaaaaatttgaatttgaaggGAACCAGGCAGAAGAAGGTTCCCGAAGCGCTTAGAGGTTTAAGGACACTGGCGTTTCTCGACTTGTCGCAGAACAGTATCAGAGAGTTGCCCGGCTCCGCCGGTACCAAAGCTTTCGAGGGATTGGATTCGTTGACCGGTCTGAATCTCGAGAGGAACTTGATACAAAATATCGGATCcgatacgttttatggtatcaagCATACTTTGAGCTCGTTGAGCTTGTTGAACAATCTTATTCCCGACTTTCCCACGGCTGCCATCAACAGCGTTCAAGACCTAAGG GTGCTGGATATAGGATTCAATCTGATAACGGAGTTGCCGATAAACGCGTTTCAAAAGAATCCGTCGATAACTTTGCTAGCGATCGATGGAAATCCTTTGTCAACCGTTCCGGAGGAAGCTCTAGCTCGACTAAACGGAACGCTTCGAGGTCTGAGTTTAGGAGGCCGATTTCTGGTCTGTGATTGCAGATTACGGTGGATCGTCGACTGGATAAAAACCAGAGACTTGCAAGTCACTAGTCGGGAACGCAAGCCGCAATTCTGCGGAAGTCCGCAAAACTTGCAAGATAAAAGCTTTTACAACATCGACACAGCAG AAATGACCTGCGAAAGAACTCCAGAGATAATCGGAATCGGAACGGTAGAAAGCGTGGACACGAGAGAACCTACAGGATCCGCTATAGTAGCCAACGGTTACAATCCAACCACTCGACCGTCGATTAACCTACCTACTACTACTGCAACAACTACGACCGTATCAACGACAGCGCTTGTATCTTCCACAACGGAATTCCAAAAAACCGAGACACCATTTTCCACTACACCAAGAACCGTCACCAACAGGCCAACCGTTGCGCGAACAGGAAACGTGGTGATAATGAGGACCACACCAACCCCGCCGAAACAAATTCAGGATCAATTGCAGCAACATCAACCAAGACCACCCTTGGTACTTGGTTCGCCACTTTATAAATCAAAATTCACCGACAAAGATATTATCGTCAAGGACGTACTCAGACAAGATAACGCAGTGATTATATACTGGGACACGGAAGCGACGAATATTTTAGGTTTCAAAGTAATTTATAGATTGTTTGGCGACAGTAGTTTCAAGCAGGCACCGCCTTTGGAGGCCAGTGAACGTGAATTCAAAATCAAGAACGTTCCTTCGCAG GAATGTATCGTAGTGTGCGTAGTATCGTTGGAAGAAACAAACATCACTCCTGCAAACGTGCCCTACAATCAATGCAAGGAGGTAAGAACGGAAAACTCGCCTACGTCCAACATGGATAAAATTACTATCGCTGCGAGTGCAGCCATATGCGCCACTATAGTGGTAGCagtgataatatttattgttgcGAATCGGCGAAGGGCCAGAAAACTTCATACTCTTCACAGTATTGATCAGACAAAAATGGGAGGACCCATTACTGGTTTACCTGTGAATTGTTGTTCCAACGTTGGTCCGACACCCAGCCCTGGTGGGCCGTTGTCATCAATGGCGACACTCAGTGCTTATAATGCTCAAAAAGAATGGGATCAAGTATCTGCATACAGTAACAGAAGCATACCAAGGCCAAGGATATTCCCCGTTGATCGACAAG GTTCGATAACTAGAGCTTCTTGCATCGACGATGTCAGATCACAGACAGGACATTACAGCGGAAAAGTATCGACTCGTTCCGTAGTCGATGGACAATCTCAGCACAGTTTCTCTAACACATCGACGAGATACTTTGCAAACAACACTTTGACTTCCAATCTCGCTAACACAAGATCAG AATTGAGACAATCTCGACAATCTTTGGCCGCAGCTTCTGACAGAATATCGCGAACGAACTTCTCACCCAGTCACGTGCCACCGCATTCTTCGTCTAGAAGGCAAAGGCCAAGATCGTGTAATCGAACACTGGAGCAAAACCCACCAAGACCAGGTAGCAGATACAGCATAGCCGATTCAACGCACACCCTTAATAATTACGAAGAGAACAATTGGACCGATCATGATATGGACATATACATGGCACGTAATCCAACTACGAGGACTGGTCTTATGCCTCTCTGA